In the Populus trichocarpa isolate Nisqually-1 chromosome 1, P.trichocarpa_v4.1, whole genome shotgun sequence genome, one interval contains:
- the LOC18095581 gene encoding probable hexosyltransferase MUCI70: MNGGSFGQRGSYGSLPCYGKLSNIARKQSSKMPPVSSRDKERVLLVVCRCLGRRRVAMLLLVALALLVFIWGSLTVSKETTSPTVRPMDSIHFDNSDIISHPSVACRSRANSILDHPCHKFALPPPPPSGGRRFGPRPCPVCYISAEQARASIPCSSSASPVLRNLTYVVDENPIKIESHGGSEFGGYPSLKQRNESFDIQESMTVHCGFVKGNRPGRQTGFDIDEADLKKLEEFHEVIVASAIFGNYDIIQQPKNVSEAARKNVPFYMFIDEETETYLKNSSALDSNMRIGLWRIIVVHNIPYTDARRNGKVPKLLLHRLLPNVRYSIWIDGKLQLVVDPYQVLERFLWQQNASFAISRHYHRFDVFEEAEANKAAGKCDNSSIDYQIEFYKKEGLSPYSKAKLPITSDVPEGCVIIREHIPITNLFTCLWFNEVDRFTARDQLSFSTVRDKIMAKVDWSINMFLDCERRNFVIQAYHKDLLDHMPPPVAHVIRHPPPLHRDSSAGRNPSKNSRRGRDRRSGSRQHRKAAAGNREKQTFL; this comes from the exons ATGAATGGAGGGTCATTCGGTCAAAGGGGGAGTTATGGATCATTGCCTTGCTacggaaaattatcaaatattgcACGAAAACAATCTTCGAAAATGCCGCCAGTGAGTTCAAGGGACAAGGAGCGGGTTCTCCTGGTTGTTTGCCGGTGCTTGGGGCGTAGAAGAGTTGCAATGTTGCTCTTGGTTGCACTTGCTCTCCTAGTTTTCATCTGGGGTTCCCTTACAGTTAGCAAAG AAACCACAAGTCCAACTGTTAGACCAATGGATAGTATACATTTTGACAACAGTGATATAATAAGCCATCCTTCTGTTGCCTGTCGTTCTAGAGCTAATAGCATATTGGACCATCCATGCCACAAGTTTGCTCTCCCTCCTCCCCCTCCTTCTGGTGGACGACGGTTTGGACCACGCC CTTGTCCAGTATGTTACATTTCTGCAGAGCAAGCTAGAGCTAGCATTCCATGCTCCTCATCTGCATCACCAGTGCTCCGCAACTTAACATACGTTGTTGATGaaaacccaattaaaattgaatcaCATGGAGGTTCAGAATTTGGTGGATATCCTTCTCTAAAGCAGAGGAATGAATCTTTTGATATACAAGAGTCGATGACAGTGCACTGTGG ATTTGTTAAAGGAAATAGACCTGGCCGCCAGACTGGATTTGATATTGATGAAGCTGAcctgaagaaattggaagagtTTCACGAGGTCATTGTTGCATCAGCCATATTTG GGAACTATGACATAATACAACAGCCCAAGAACGTTAGTGAAGCAGCTAGGAAAAATGttcctttttatatgtttattgacGAAGAGACAGAAACATATTTGAAGAATTCCAGCGCCCTAGATAGCAATATGAGGATCGGACTGTGGAGGATTATTGTCGTCCATAACATCCCCTACACTGATGCAAGACGCAATGGAAAG GTTCCAAAGCTTTTATTGCACAGGCTCTTGCCTAATGTTAGGTATTCCATATGGATAGATGGAAAGCTCCAGCTTGTTGTGGATCCATATCAAGTTCTTGAGAG ATTCTTGTGGCAGCAAAATGCCAGTTTTGCAATCTCAAGACACTATCATCgctttgatgtgtttgaagaggCTGAAGCTAACAAAGCTGCAGGAAAGTGTGACAATTCATCCATTGATTACcagattgaattttataaaaaagagggTTTATCGCCATATTCCAAGGCTAAGCTTCCAATAACCAGTG ATGTTCCTGAAGGTTGTGTTATCATAAGGGAACATATTCCCATCACAAATCTGTTTACCTGCCTGTGGTTCAATGAAGTTGATCGGTTTACTGCCAGAGATCAGTTAAGCTTCTCCACTGTGAGGGATAAAATAATGGCTAAAGTTGATTGGAGCATCaatatgtttttggattgtgAGAGGCGTAATTTTGTGATTCAG GCTTACCACAAAGATTTATTGGACCACATGCCACCTCCAGTTGCTCATGTTATTCGACATCCACCACCATTACATCGTGATAGTTCAGCTGGGAGAAACCCAAGTAAAAATTCAAGGCGTGGAAGAGATAGGAGATCTGGTTCAAGGCAACACCGCAAGGCTGCTGCGGGTAACAGGGAGAAGCAAACCTTTTTGTAG
- the LOC18095582 gene encoding uncharacterized protein LOC18095582 has protein sequence MGSSGFFLICMLHSVMALTCGALMMFYTNEATVFGHGIEIATKLKGSTPHDQLLVQTSDSFSGLLLFAIGFLLFMVAFVKDREFQSFFAKGCVLLHVSMAFWRIYFERKLEDLARDLPRLVVGDIALALSWVFFLVYSWREKYD, from the coding sequence ATGGGATCCTCTGGCTTCTTTCTGATATGTATGCTTCATTCTGTGATGGCTCTAACTTGTGGAGCTTTGATGATGTTTTACACAAATGAGGCCACtgtgtttggtcatggcattgAAATAGCTACAAAGCTTAAAGGTTCAACACCACATGACCAACTCCTGGTCCAAACCTCTGATTCCTTTTCTGGGTTGCTATTGTTTGCCATTGGGTTCCTTTTGTTCATGGTGGCATTTGTTAAGGACAGAGAGTTCCAGAGTTTCTTTGCTAAAGGTTGTGTCTTGCTGCATGTTTCAATGGCTTTCTGGAGGATTTACTTTGAGAGGAAGCTTGAAGATCTGGCTCGTGATTTGCCTAGACTAGTTGTTGGTGACATTGCATTGGCTCTTTCTtgggttttctttcttgtttattcTTGGAGAGAGAAGTATGATTAG
- the LOC18095583 gene encoding cytochrome c oxidase copper chaperone 1, with translation MGGLPLQNASPTPVVSQVSVITNSTKESKPKKKICCACPETKKLRDECIVEHGEAACAKWIEAHRLCLRAEGFNI, from the coding sequence ATGGGTGGACTGCCTTTGCAAAATGCTTCCCCTACCCCAGTTGTCAGCCAGGTGTCAGTAATTACAAATTCTACTAAAGAATCAAAGCCCAAGAAGAAGATCTGCTGTGCTTGCCCTGAAACTAAGAAACTAAGGGACGAATGCATTGTGGAGCATGGTGAAGCTGCATGTGCAAAATGGATTGAGGCTCATCGACTGTGCCTCCGTGCTGAGGGCTTTAACATTTGA
- the LOC112325189 gene encoding metallothionein-like protein type 3: MSSTCDNCDCADKTQCVKKGSSYTAGIVETEKNYVSSVVMEVPAAENDGKCNCGTGCTCTTCTCGH, translated from the exons ATGTCTAGCACCTGCGACAACTGCGACTGCGCTGACAAGACCCAGTGTGT CAAGAAGGGAAGCAGCTACACTGCTGGCATCGTCGAGACTGAGAAGAA ctATGTCTCCTCCGTAGTCATGGAGGTGCCAGCAGCTGAGAACGATGGCAAGTGCAACTGCGGTACTGGCTGCACTTGCACTACCTGCACATGCGGTCATTAA